A region of Solibacillus isronensis DNA encodes the following proteins:
- a CDS encoding metal ABC transporter ATP-binding protein produces MKKPLIELKDVSFQYEYTQALKNISLRVNEGDFLALIGQNGSGKSTLLKLILGLLKPMSGEIKLFGEQANHFKHREWIGYVSQKSNAFNSGFPATVEEVVKSGLSQKVGLFKRYPKDADFLVKGALKDVGMEKFLNRNIGQLSGGQQQRVFIARALVSDPKLLILDEPTVGIDRENVQAFYDMLAHLNKHHNMTMILVTHDVDTVSDRVSHVACLNQSIHFHGYKNDFDTISEEQIASWNGHSVRKIH; encoded by the coding sequence ATGAAAAAACCATTGATTGAATTGAAGGATGTTTCCTTTCAATATGAATACACACAAGCATTGAAAAATATTTCGCTACGTGTCAATGAAGGCGACTTTTTGGCGTTAATCGGCCAAAACGGTTCCGGAAAATCGACACTTTTGAAATTAATTTTAGGACTGTTAAAGCCTATGTCAGGGGAAATTAAATTATTTGGCGAACAAGCAAACCATTTTAAACACCGTGAGTGGATTGGCTATGTTTCGCAAAAATCCAATGCCTTTAACTCGGGGTTTCCTGCAACGGTCGAAGAAGTCGTGAAAAGCGGTTTATCGCAAAAAGTCGGACTCTTTAAACGCTATCCAAAAGATGCGGACTTTTTAGTAAAAGGTGCTCTAAAAGATGTCGGCATGGAGAAATTTCTAAATCGGAATATTGGTCAGCTTTCAGGTGGGCAGCAGCAGCGTGTGTTCATCGCACGTGCATTAGTGTCCGATCCGAAGCTCCTTATTTTGGATGAACCGACAGTCGGAATTGACCGCGAAAATGTGCAGGCATTCTATGATATGCTCGCACATTTGAATAAGCATCACAATATGACAATGATTTTAGTTACACACGATGTGGATACGGTTTCGGATCGTGTCAGTCATGTCGCATGCTTAAATCAGTCGATCCATTTCCACGGATACAAAAATGATTTTGATACGATTTCGGAAGAACAGATTGCTAGCTGGAACGGCCACTCTGTTCGAAAGATTCATTAA
- a CDS encoding ATP-binding protein — MKQLTMNGKIVLLTFFIIAFSFFVAGILLLSNLTREHEETVGSRAMLIARTVSDLPEIQKQLEEQDIQLAQTKITQIVHDIKIINKAEYIVVMNMDRIKLSHPSPNQLGKKSNSSDMHAAFNENYYISKAIGEQGKTIRAFVPILNEQKKQFGVVVVGFALPTFWNILAENTNEIILAVLLSFLFSIWGAHLLGRHIKRQMFGLEPIEIAKVYVERTETFNAMHEGIIAVDNNMVITIFNQKAGSILGVGGNPEKYIGKNIFDVLPDTRLPEIVESGLAVYNQEIYVNNHSILSNRIPIFVKGKTVGAVAVFKDLTEFKQLAEELTGVKAFVQALRIQTHEYKNKLHTIAGLLQLGHNKQALDYLSQVKMQHDQVTKFLNERIYNENISGLLLSKISRGNELGIEVTIDEESQLTRFPELLDHHDFVLLFGNLIENAFDALTVVERSHKEVLISIDDNDGILAIMVTDNGIGISEENLEQIFESGFSTKDNENRGIGLYLVNEIVKKGNGTIEISSEVNKGTTFILTFEY; from the coding sequence ATTAAACAATTAACAATGAACGGAAAGATTGTACTGCTTACCTTTTTCATTATTGCTTTCTCCTTTTTCGTAGCAGGAATATTATTGTTAAGCAATCTAACACGGGAACATGAAGAAACGGTAGGTAGCCGAGCTATGTTGATTGCCCGGACCGTTTCCGATTTGCCGGAAATTCAAAAGCAGCTTGAAGAGCAGGATATACAATTGGCACAAACGAAGATTACCCAAATTGTTCACGACATCAAAATTATTAATAAAGCGGAATATATTGTTGTTATGAATATGGATCGTATAAAATTATCGCATCCATCTCCAAACCAACTAGGCAAAAAAAGTAACTCATCGGATATGCATGCTGCATTTAATGAAAATTATTATATTTCAAAAGCAATTGGAGAACAAGGTAAGACAATTCGGGCATTTGTACCAATTTTAAACGAGCAGAAAAAACAGTTTGGAGTTGTCGTCGTAGGATTTGCATTGCCGACATTTTGGAATATTCTTGCCGAAAATACAAATGAAATTATTTTGGCTGTGCTGCTATCATTCCTTTTTAGTATTTGGGGTGCACATTTATTAGGGCGGCATATTAAGCGTCAAATGTTCGGACTGGAACCTATTGAAATTGCAAAAGTGTATGTCGAACGGACTGAAACGTTTAATGCCATGCATGAAGGAATTATTGCCGTAGATAACAATATGGTGATTACGATTTTCAATCAAAAGGCAGGCAGTATCTTAGGTGTAGGTGGTAATCCTGAAAAATATATTGGAAAAAATATTTTTGATGTACTGCCCGATACAAGGTTACCTGAAATTGTCGAAAGTGGGCTTGCTGTATACAATCAGGAAATTTACGTGAACAATCATAGTATATTAAGTAATCGTATCCCAATTTTTGTAAAAGGAAAAACAGTCGGGGCGGTAGCCGTTTTTAAGGATTTAACGGAGTTTAAACAACTTGCTGAAGAATTAACAGGCGTTAAAGCATTTGTACAAGCTTTACGTATTCAGACGCATGAGTATAAAAATAAGCTACATACAATCGCAGGACTTTTGCAGCTTGGTCATAATAAGCAGGCGCTCGATTACTTATCTCAGGTGAAAATGCAGCATGATCAAGTGACGAAATTTTTGAATGAGCGAATTTATAATGAAAATATTTCAGGTTTATTGCTTAGTAAAATAAGTCGGGGAAATGAACTCGGGATTGAAGTGACGATTGATGAGGAGAGCCAGCTGACAAGGTTTCCGGAACTGTTGGACCATCATGATTTTGTATTGTTATTCGGTAATTTAATCGAGAATGCTTTTGATGCGCTTACGGTGGTAGAACGAAGTCATAAAGAGGTATTAATTTCCATTGATGATAACGATGGTATACTGGCGATTATGGTTACAGATAATGGAATCGGAATTTCAGAAGAAAATTTAGAACAGATTTTCGAAAGTGGATTTTCAACGAAGGACAATGAAAACAGGGGCATTGGTTTATATTTGGTCAATGAAATTGTGAAAAAAGGGAATGGCACAATTGAAATATCGAGTGAAGTAAATAAAGGCACAACATTCATCCTGACATTCGAGTATTAA
- a CDS encoding pyroglutamyl-peptidase I, with product MEKLLLTGFEPFLSNPINPTMEVVQALNGKSIGQFEIVGHVLSVDFAKAPEQFMALVEEVKPTIIVSLGLAAGITKISPERVALNVKDGEKDNAGNALEDAPIKEDGDVAYLSTLPIRKIVNRLNFAGYPTAISNSAGTYLCNNIMYEGLYYAAKNEEIRAAGFIHIPASFELAIKHGRIPGWSMRDLTAAIELALEVCVENVELAGKVL from the coding sequence ATGGAAAAATTACTATTAACAGGATTTGAACCATTTTTATCAAATCCGATCAACCCTACAATGGAAGTCGTGCAGGCACTGAACGGAAAGTCTATAGGTCAGTTTGAAATTGTTGGCCATGTATTATCTGTGGACTTTGCAAAAGCACCAGAACAGTTTATGGCACTGGTTGAAGAAGTAAAGCCGACGATCATTGTTTCATTGGGATTAGCTGCAGGCATTACGAAAATTTCTCCGGAACGAGTTGCATTGAATGTAAAAGATGGGGAAAAGGACAATGCGGGAAATGCACTTGAAGATGCACCGATAAAAGAAGACGGGGATGTAGCGTATTTGTCGACATTGCCGATTCGTAAAATTGTCAACCGCTTAAATTTTGCAGGTTATCCGACAGCAATATCGAATTCAGCAGGAACGTACTTATGCAATAATATTATGTATGAAGGCTTGTACTATGCTGCTAAGAATGAAGAGATTCGAGCTGCAGGTTTTATCCACATCCCTGCATCATTCGAACTGGCGATCAAGCACGGTCGAATTCCCGGCTGGTCAATGCGCGATTTGACAGCCGCCATTGAACTGGCACTCGAAGTATGTGTTGAAAACGTGGAGTTGGCGGGCAAAGTGCTTTAA
- a CDS encoding isopropylmalate synthase — protein sequence MKTIQMLQWLDNLKGMNDRQLQDFAKQQGLELSIEEVQKLQKILKHANISWALTGVPKEVLQKIHKLLGDKRYKKLMKLVGL from the coding sequence ATGAAGACAATTCAAATGCTACAATGGTTAGATAACTTAAAAGGAATGAATGACAGGCAATTGCAGGATTTTGCAAAACAGCAGGGACTTGAATTGAGCATTGAAGAAGTTCAGAAGCTGCAAAAAATCTTGAAGCATGCCAATATAAGCTGGGCACTTACCGGCGTTCCAAAAGAGGTTTTACAAAAAATCCATAAGCTGCTCGGGGATAAACGCTATAAAAAATTGATGAAGCTAGTGGGATTGTAA
- the dacB gene encoding D-alanyl-D-alanine carboxypeptidase/D-alanyl-D-alanine endopeptidase, translated as MKKIFQLVILFALFFSLPIQSFASVNGAVTTHLGKSNAAVTIRDAESGKIVYSQNGDKLMRPASNMKLVSGAAALSILGEDYRFKTNLYIDGIIVNDTLNGNVYIKGSGDPTLKKDDFLEFAKVLKRNGIRTINGHLIGDDTAFSGSTLPPGVLKSDETYYFGARTSAITMSQNNDFDASTVIITAKPGKVGAKPSYSIEPNLSGMVISNQAKTVSKGSRNTIAIKRAYNTNRIIISGNLPQGSSKKEWVTLQDPSKNTMQAIKQTLQGTGLKFVKSSKVELGKVPKKATLLHTNESRTLAAIFPAFMKLSNNSIADILVKAVGKQQLGEGSTNKGITLLKKYSASLNIPVNNWRFADGSGLSNSNRVTSNGLSQLLYKVQKEPYFNTFFDSLPIAGNKDRMVGGTLKSRLTSSALKNRIYAKTGYIPNVYTLSGYMKGQSGKQYIFSILLENKSNGTVYIDRTMAALVKNL; from the coding sequence ATGAAAAAAATATTTCAGCTCGTCATTTTATTCGCATTATTCTTTTCATTGCCTATTCAAAGTTTCGCATCGGTCAATGGTGCGGTTACAACGCATTTAGGGAAAAGTAATGCAGCGGTGACAATCCGTGATGCGGAGAGCGGAAAAATCGTTTATTCGCAAAACGGGGACAAGCTGATGCGACCGGCATCGAATATGAAATTAGTGTCAGGTGCTGCCGCATTGTCGATTTTAGGTGAAGACTATCGTTTTAAAACAAATTTATATATCGACGGCATTATTGTCAACGATACGTTAAATGGAAATGTGTACATAAAGGGCAGTGGCGATCCAACATTGAAAAAAGATGACTTTCTGGAGTTTGCCAAAGTATTGAAGCGCAATGGCATTCGTACAATAAATGGTCACTTAATCGGGGATGATACCGCATTTTCCGGCAGTACATTACCACCGGGTGTCTTGAAATCAGATGAGACGTATTACTTCGGGGCACGTACTTCCGCAATCACAATGTCACAAAACAATGACTTTGATGCGAGTACAGTAATCATTACTGCAAAGCCTGGTAAAGTCGGGGCCAAACCGAGCTATTCGATTGAACCGAATTTAAGCGGTATGGTCATTTCCAATCAGGCGAAAACAGTGAGTAAAGGAAGTCGAAATACGATTGCAATCAAGCGTGCCTACAACACGAACCGCATCATTATTTCCGGGAATCTTCCACAAGGGAGCAGCAAGAAGGAATGGGTAACATTGCAGGACCCGTCGAAAAATACGATGCAGGCAATTAAGCAAACGCTGCAAGGAACAGGTTTAAAATTTGTGAAGAGTTCGAAAGTGGAATTAGGGAAAGTTCCGAAAAAAGCTACGTTGCTCCATACAAATGAATCACGTACATTGGCAGCCATTTTTCCGGCATTTATGAAGCTGAGCAATAACAGTATTGCCGATATTCTTGTCAAAGCGGTGGGCAAGCAGCAGCTAGGGGAAGGCAGTACAAATAAAGGTATCACGTTACTGAAGAAATACAGTGCATCATTGAATATTCCTGTGAACAACTGGCGTTTTGCAGATGGTTCGGGGCTATCTAATTCAAACCGTGTAACATCAAACGGTCTTTCACAGCTACTTTACAAAGTTCAAAAAGAACCGTATTTCAATACATTTTTTGATTCGTTGCCAATCGCCGGCAATAAAGATCGCATGGTAGGCGGGACATTAAAAAGTCGTTTAACAAGCAGTGCGTTGAAAAATAGAATTTACGCAAAAACGGGCTATATCCCGAATGTATATACTTTATCTGGATATATGAAAGGCCAAAGCGGCAAACAATATATTTTCTCAATTTTACTGGAAAACAAATCGAATGGCACTGTATATATTGACCGTACAATGGCAGCGCTTGTAAAAAACTTATAG
- a CDS encoding DEAD/DEAH box helicase, whose amino-acid sequence MSKYTDYQFKPFLQDAIAKLGFTEPTPIQKEMIPLVLKGKSAIGQAHTGTGKTHSFLLPIVERIVEEKQEVQAVITSPTRELAQQIFDALNQLVEGTEISTKLFIGGTDKQRTIDRLKTQPQIVVGTPGRIKDLVKENALLVHTAPILVVDEADLAFDMGFIEDIDGFASHMPEKLEMFVFSATIPEKLKPFLKKYMDSPVHIHMNDKRPVAEGIDFVLVPVRSKSRNTRLLEVIKGINPFLAVIFCNTRKNAEAVASFLAEQGVRAGQIHGDLSPRDRKKMMKQVRDLEFQYIVATDLAARGIDIQGISHVINYEIPEDLEFFIHRVGRTARAGTKGTAITLYQPEDEDAVVRIEKMGIPFVQKDIKNGEWSDLKDRHQRASRKGERKEDEIDAKAKALVRKPKKVKPGYKRNMKWEMEKVKKRERRIKARRNNR is encoded by the coding sequence ATGTCAAAATATACTGATTATCAATTCAAGCCATTTTTGCAGGACGCCATTGCAAAGCTTGGATTTACAGAACCGACACCCATTCAAAAAGAAATGATTCCACTCGTATTAAAAGGAAAGAGTGCAATCGGACAAGCTCATACAGGTACAGGGAAAACACATAGTTTTTTATTGCCTATCGTGGAGCGTATCGTAGAAGAAAAACAAGAAGTACAGGCGGTAATTACTTCGCCGACACGTGAGCTGGCACAACAGATTTTTGATGCATTAAACCAGCTAGTTGAAGGAACAGAAATTTCAACTAAACTATTTATCGGTGGTACGGACAAACAACGTACAATCGACCGTTTAAAAACACAGCCGCAAATCGTTGTAGGTACGCCTGGTCGTATTAAAGATTTAGTAAAAGAAAATGCATTGCTTGTTCATACGGCACCGATTTTAGTTGTCGATGAAGCCGACCTGGCATTTGACATGGGCTTCATTGAAGATATCGACGGCTTTGCATCGCATATGCCTGAAAAACTTGAAATGTTCGTGTTCTCAGCAACAATTCCAGAAAAATTAAAACCATTCTTAAAGAAATACATGGATTCACCGGTCCATATTCATATGAATGACAAACGACCGGTAGCGGAAGGTATTGATTTTGTATTAGTGCCTGTTCGTTCGAAATCGCGCAATACACGTTTACTTGAAGTAATTAAAGGAATCAATCCATTCCTTGCTGTTATTTTCTGTAACACACGTAAAAATGCAGAAGCTGTAGCAAGCTTTTTAGCAGAACAAGGTGTCCGTGCAGGACAAATCCACGGTGATTTAAGTCCTCGTGACCGTAAAAAAATGATGAAGCAAGTACGTGATCTTGAGTTCCAATATATCGTAGCAACAGATTTAGCTGCGCGTGGTATTGATATTCAAGGAATTTCGCATGTCATCAACTACGAAATCCCGGAAGATCTTGAGTTCTTCATTCATCGTGTTGGTCGTACAGCACGTGCCGGTACAAAAGGTACAGCGATTACGTTATACCAGCCGGAAGATGAGGATGCAGTTGTACGCATCGAAAAAATGGGAATTCCATTTGTGCAAAAAGATATTAAAAATGGCGAATGGTCTGATTTAAAAGACCGTCATCAGCGTGCAAGCCGTAAAGGTGAACGTAAAGAAGATGAAATCGATGCAAAAGCCAAAGCCCTAGTACGTAAGCCGAAGAAAGTAAAACCAGGCTATAAACGTAATATGAAGTGGGAAATGGAAAAAGTGAAAAAACGCGAGCGCCGTATTAAAGCGCGCCGCAACAATAGATAA
- a CDS encoding SDR family oxidoreductase, with protein MTNVENKQVGGTPAQTQPSQPGIESKMNPLPTQPYEYTGSGKLKGKVAIITGGDSGIGRAVAIAYAKEGANLVINYLEKEQSDAEETKQLVEKEGVQAVLVEGDIGDYETSKKLVKTALDHFQQINIVVNNAAVQYPVDSFLDITVEQWDKTFRTNMDGIFYLCKEAVPHLGQGDSIICTTSVNAYRGHSILIDYTSTKGAIVGFVRSLAQNVADKGIRVNMVAPGPIWTPLIPSTFDADQVAEFGTETPLKRPGQPSELAGAYVLLASQDGTYITGQCIHVNGGSIMSS; from the coding sequence ATGACAAACGTTGAAAATAAACAAGTTGGTGGTACACCCGCACAAACTCAGCCATCACAACCCGGAATCGAAAGTAAAATGAATCCATTACCAACACAGCCTTATGAATATACGGGAAGCGGTAAGTTAAAAGGTAAAGTAGCAATTATTACAGGTGGCGATTCGGGAATTGGCCGAGCCGTTGCCATTGCCTACGCAAAAGAAGGGGCAAATCTTGTCATAAACTATTTGGAAAAAGAGCAATCGGATGCAGAAGAAACGAAACAACTGGTTGAAAAAGAGGGTGTTCAGGCGGTTCTGGTTGAAGGGGATATCGGTGATTATGAAACAAGTAAAAAACTTGTAAAGACAGCACTTGACCATTTCCAGCAAATTAATATTGTCGTTAATAATGCAGCGGTCCAATATCCTGTCGATTCATTTTTAGATATTACGGTCGAACAATGGGACAAAACATTCCGTACAAATATGGACGGTATTTTCTATTTATGTAAGGAAGCCGTTCCGCATTTGGGACAAGGAGATTCCATTATATGTACAACATCTGTCAATGCCTACCGCGGCCATTCGATTTTAATTGACTATACATCAACGAAAGGGGCCATTGTAGGCTTTGTCAGAAGTTTAGCGCAAAACGTAGCCGATAAAGGTATCCGTGTGAATATGGTCGCACCAGGACCGATTTGGACACCGTTAATTCCTTCTACATTTGATGCGGATCAAGTAGCGGAATTCGGTACAGAAACACCATTAAAACGTCCAGGTCAGCCAAGTGAGCTTGCAGGGGCATATGTGCTGTTGGCTTCCCAGGACGGAACATATATTACCGGCCAATGCATCCATGTAAATGGCGGCAGCATTATGAGTTCTTAA
- a CDS encoding deoxyribonuclease IV, with the protein MLLGSHVSMSGKKMLLGASEEALSYGANTFMIYTGAPQNTRRKPIEELNIMKGLLHMKENGLSNIVVHAPYIINLGNTTKPETFELGVNFLQEEIKRTAALEATQIVLHPGAHVGAGVDAGIERIVEGLNEVLTQDYPVQIALETMAGKGTEIGRTFEELARIIDGVTNNERLSICMDTCHIHDAGYDVINDFDGVLDEFDKIIGLDRLKVLHINDSKNVRGAAKDRHENIGFGEIGFEAMHYIVHHPQLMHLPKILETPFVGPDSKNKKAPYLHEIAMLRNSEFQPALIDAMRE; encoded by the coding sequence ATGTTATTAGGTTCACATGTTTCAATGAGCGGAAAGAAAATGCTGCTAGGTGCCAGTGAAGAAGCATTAAGCTATGGTGCCAATACTTTTATGATCTATACAGGCGCACCTCAAAATACGCGCAGAAAGCCGATTGAAGAGCTGAATATTATGAAGGGTCTTCTCCATATGAAAGAAAATGGCCTTTCAAATATTGTTGTTCATGCACCTTATATTATTAATTTAGGGAATACGACAAAGCCGGAAACTTTTGAGCTTGGCGTAAACTTTTTGCAGGAAGAAATTAAACGTACCGCTGCATTGGAAGCAACACAAATTGTGCTGCATCCGGGTGCCCATGTCGGTGCTGGCGTTGATGCGGGGATTGAGCGCATTGTAGAAGGTCTAAATGAAGTGCTGACACAGGATTACCCGGTACAGATCGCACTCGAAACAATGGCGGGCAAAGGTACGGAAATCGGCCGTACATTTGAAGAGTTGGCACGGATTATCGATGGCGTGACAAATAATGAGCGCCTGTCAATTTGTATGGACACTTGCCATATTCATGATGCGGGCTACGACGTTATTAATGACTTTGACGGTGTATTAGATGAATTCGACAAAATTATCGGGTTGGACCGTTTAAAAGTATTGCACATCAATGATTCGAAAAATGTGCGCGGTGCTGCAAAAGACCGTCATGAAAATATCGGTTTTGGCGAAATCGGTTTTGAGGCAATGCACTATATTGTACATCACCCACAGTTAATGCACTTACCGAAAATATTGGAAACACCATTTGTCGGTCCGGATTCTAAAAACAAAAAAGCGCCGTATTTACACGAAATTGCGATGCTTCGCAATAGTGAATTCCAACCAGCATTGATTGATGCAATGCGTGAATAA
- a CDS encoding 4-hydroxy-3-methylbut-2-enyl diphosphate reductase yields MKVVKINPRGYCYGVVDAMVIARNAALDPTLPRPIYILGMIVHNKHVTDAFEQDGIITLDGENRKEIIEQVEQGTVIFTAHGVSPEIREIAKRKGLVSIDATCPDVTVTHDLIREKTAEGYDIIYIGKKGHPEPEGAIGVAPDHVHLVQSMKDIDNLSFENEKILVTNQTTMSQWDVAFLMDSLKEKFPHVEVHKEICLATQVRQEAVAEQAGASDLLIVVGDPKSNNSNRLTQVSVEIAGTPSYRISDISELQIEWLENVETVAVTAGASTPTPIVKEVISFLEKFDKNDPATHEIVRSVTLDKILPKIKAPKPVEKIMPY; encoded by the coding sequence ATGAAAGTTGTAAAAATTAATCCGCGTGGATACTGCTATGGGGTAGTAGACGCGATGGTCATTGCACGCAATGCCGCACTTGATCCGACTTTACCAAGACCAATCTACATTTTAGGTATGATTGTACACAATAAACATGTTACAGATGCTTTTGAACAAGATGGCATCATTACGCTTGATGGCGAAAACCGCAAAGAAATAATCGAACAGGTAGAGCAAGGCACAGTGATTTTCACAGCACACGGTGTATCGCCTGAAATTCGTGAAATCGCAAAACGTAAAGGACTTGTATCAATTGATGCGACTTGTCCAGACGTTACGGTAACACATGACTTAATCCGCGAAAAAACAGCAGAAGGCTACGATATTATTTATATCGGTAAAAAAGGACATCCTGAACCAGAAGGCGCAATCGGTGTTGCACCGGATCACGTTCACTTAGTTCAATCGATGAAAGATATTGATAATCTTTCTTTTGAAAACGAAAAAATTCTCGTAACTAACCAAACGACGATGAGCCAATGGGATGTTGCTTTCCTGATGGATAGTTTAAAAGAAAAATTCCCGCATGTCGAAGTGCATAAAGAAATTTGCCTTGCGACACAAGTTCGTCAAGAAGCCGTTGCTGAACAGGCCGGTGCTTCCGACTTATTAATCGTAGTCGGCGATCCAAAATCGAATAACTCGAACCGTTTAACACAAGTATCGGTAGAAATTGCCGGAACACCATCTTACCGCATCTCGGATATTTCAGAGCTGCAAATTGAATGGCTTGAAAACGTTGAAACAGTAGCAGTAACTGCAGGTGCTTCAACACCGACACCAATCGTTAAGGAAGTCATTTCATTTTTAGAGAAGTTTGATAAAAACGATCCAGCAACACATGAAATCGTACGTTCCGTAACATTGGATAAAATTTTACCGAAAATTAAAGCACCAAAACCTGTTGAAAAAATTATGCCTTACTAA
- a CDS encoding YqfQ family protein, producing the protein MSIFRKEFNMRQPYYFQPQGMMNQMPVAPRFPMYAPYMMRGPAPGAGQFPGAGSFSGAGQFMNQMPIPPQAPIPGAGAGNVPKLEGFLSGANSLFNNAQKFTPYIQQAAPMFKNLPALWRLYKGFKDTSDPLESSTVSMPQQQERPRERMRERMNPRGNRREQEPVEEKITTKPSLPKIFQPPFE; encoded by the coding sequence ATGTCGATTTTTAGAAAGGAGTTTAATATGCGCCAACCTTATTACTTTCAACCTCAAGGAATGATGAATCAAATGCCGGTTGCACCACGCTTTCCAATGTATGCACCATACATGATGCGAGGTCCGGCACCAGGGGCAGGTCAATTTCCTGGAGCAGGTTCGTTTTCTGGTGCTGGCCAGTTTATGAACCAAATGCCAATTCCGCCTCAAGCACCTATTCCAGGAGCGGGGGCCGGAAACGTACCAAAACTTGAAGGTTTTTTATCAGGAGCAAACTCTTTATTTAATAATGCCCAAAAATTCACGCCTTATATTCAGCAGGCAGCCCCAATGTTTAAAAATCTGCCCGCTTTATGGCGTTTATACAAAGGATTTAAAGATACATCGGACCCGCTAGAGTCTTCTACTGTTTCGATGCCGCAACAACAAGAGCGACCAAGGGAAAGAATGAGAGAAAGAATGAATCCGCGAGGCAACCGGCGAGAACAAGAGCCAGTTGAAGAGAAAATTACAACAAAACCGTCTTTACCGAAAATATTTCAGCCGCCTTTTGAATAA
- a CDS encoding response regulator: MKTIQVLLVEDDPMVREVNRQFIERVEGFKVIDMASNGIKGIEKILELMPDLVVMDIFMPEQDGIETLRQIRQQNINVDCISVTAANDVQTIQQILHLGVFDYIMKPFTFERIEQTLIHYRQFKEKMHAAGDVTQAELDEIIGQVKVQKEEHNPNYMIAQELPKGFNRATMDKVLVYLKQSSGGASADDVATGIGVARVTARRYLDFMEKNHLIRVDIQYGSVGRPINQYFIKE; the protein is encoded by the coding sequence GTGAAGACCATTCAAGTATTATTAGTAGAAGATGACCCAATGGTGCGTGAAGTAAATCGGCAATTTATCGAACGGGTGGAAGGATTTAAAGTCATCGATATGGCATCAAACGGGATCAAAGGAATCGAAAAAATATTGGAACTTATGCCGGATTTAGTTGTAATGGATATATTTATGCCGGAACAAGATGGCATTGAAACATTGCGCCAAATTCGTCAGCAAAATATAAATGTAGATTGTATTTCGGTAACTGCGGCAAATGATGTTCAAACAATTCAGCAAATATTGCATTTAGGCGTTTTTGATTATATTATGAAGCCTTTTACATTTGAACGGATTGAGCAAACGTTAATTCATTATCGTCAATTTAAAGAAAAAATGCATGCAGCGGGCGATGTAACGCAGGCGGAGTTAGATGAAATAATCGGTCAAGTTAAAGTCCAAAAGGAAGAGCATAATCCAAATTACATGATAGCACAAGAGCTCCCTAAAGGCTTTAATCGCGCCACAATGGATAAAGTGTTGGTTTATTTAAAACAGTCTTCAGGCGGTGCCTCAGCAGATGATGTTGCAACAGGTATCGGTGTAGCTCGTGTAACAGCAAGGCGCTATTTAGATTTTATGGAGAAAAATCATTTAATCCGGGTAGATATCCAATATGGCAGTGTCGGGAGGCCGATCAATCAATATTTTATTAAGGAATAG
- a CDS encoding DUF1450 domain-containing protein, giving the protein MAFSFFKRNKTVALKNQVEFCMTNLSLGAADVYDVLLEREDIEITESGCTSNCEICECHLFAIVNGELIKAENSEKLLQYVETELEENSVLF; this is encoded by the coding sequence ATGGCGTTTTCTTTTTTCAAGAGGAATAAAACGGTAGCGTTAAAAAATCAGGTGGAGTTTTGTATGACGAATTTATCGCTCGGCGCAGCGGATGTGTATGATGTGCTGTTAGAGCGCGAAGATATAGAAATAACGGAATCCGGCTGTACTTCAAACTGTGAGATTTGCGAATGTCATTTATTTGCGATTGTAAATGGTGAACTTATCAAAGCGGAAAATTCGGAAAAACTATTACAATATGTTGAAACTGAGCTGGAAGAAAATTCAGTCTTGTTTTAA